In the genome of Quercus robur chromosome 3, dhQueRobu3.1, whole genome shotgun sequence, one region contains:
- the LOC126718898 gene encoding phosphate transporter PHO1 homolog 3-like isoform X7, whose product MKFGKEFTAQMVPEWQEAYMDYIQLKSLLKEIQRFKQISKPPTTPDGLKRKLTLYRAFSGLTQRNNHPTGPSSVSNDIESHAIFVNSVNNGGSQSYQTTFLMSSDEGGEYEFVYFRRLDDELNKVNKFYKAKVDEVMKEAAMLNKQMDALIAFRIKVEKPEGGFDSSHGPSSDESSDDKDDKENEIVNPKVREQKPRNLKANRPAPLEILSHVKMNNTLETPRSTIKGLLKHPMHTELNYTRENLRKVEDQLKPAFVEFYQKLRLLKNYSFLNTLAFSKIMKKYDKITSRKASKSYMKMVDNSYFGSSDEITKLMERAEATFIKHFSNSNRTDGMKILRPQAIRERHRITFSTGFLAGCSVALILALILIVRARKLMAKKEAIQYMDNVFPLYSLFGFIVLHMFTFAANIYFWRRYRVNYSFIFGFKQGSELGYLEVLLLSFGLAVLALTCVLLNLDMEVDSTTKDYGTYTELLPLILVLLVLFILFCPFNIMYRTSRFFFLTCVFHCICAPLYKVTLLDFFLADQFTSQVQALRSLEFYICYFGWGDFKQRLHNCEASNVYNTFLFIVALIPYWSRLLQCLRRLFEEKDPMQGYNGIKYFLTIVAVSLRTAYSLDKGMHWKSLAWISSVIAAMVSTYWDLVIDWGLLQRRSKNRWLRDKLLIHNKSVYFGAMVLNVLLRFAWMQTVLGLKVSFLHTKSLVAIVASLEIIRRGMWNFFRLENEHLNNVGKYRAFKSVPLPFNYDEDEDKDE is encoded by the exons ATGAAATTTGGGAAGGAATTCACAGCACAAATGGTGCCTGAATGGCAAGAAGCATACATGGATTACATTCAACTTAAATCCCTTTTGAAAGAAATCCAACGCTTCAAGCAAATAAGCAAGCCACCAACAACCCCAGATGGCCTTAAACGAAAGCTCACACTTTATAGAGCTTTTAGTGGCTTAACACAAAGAAACAACCACCCCACTGGCCCATCATCAGTTTCTAATGACATTGAAAGCCACGCCATTTTTGTAAATTCTGTGAACAATGGTGGCTCACAAAGTTATCAAACTACATTTCTCATGTCCTCTGATGAAGGTGGTGAATATGAGTTTGTTTACTTTAGGAGGCTTGATGATGAACTAAATAAAGTGAACAAGTTTTACAAGGCTAAAGTGGATGAGGTGATGAAGGAAGCAGCTATGCTGAACAAGCAAATGGATGCTTTGATTGCTTTTAGGATCAAAGTGGAGAAACCTGAAGGAGGCTTTGATAG CAGCCATGGACCATCATCAGATGAATCAAGTGATGATAAAGATGACAAAGAGAATGAAATTGTCAACCCAAAGGTTCGAGAACAGAAGCCAAGGAACCTGAAGGCCAATAGACCAGCTCCTCTTGAAATACTTAGTCATGTGAAAATGAACAACACTCTAGAGACTCCTCGTTCAACCATTAAGGGCTTACTCAAGCACCCTATGCATACAGAGCTGAATTACACTAGGGAAAATTTGAGGAAAGTTGAAGATCAACTTAAGCCagcttttgttgaattttaccAGAAGCTTAGGCTCCTAAAGAACTACAG CTTCTTGAATACATTGGCATTTTCAAAGATCATGAAGAAATATGATAAG ATCACTTCAAGGAAAGCATCAAAATCTTACATGAAAATGGTGGATAACTCCTACTTTGGCAGCTCTGATGAG ATTACCAAACTTATGGAAAGGGCCGAAGCTACATTCATCAAACATTTCTCCAATTCGAACCGCACTGATGGCATGAAAATCTTAAGACCCCAGGCAATAAGAGAAAGACATAGGATAACATTTTCCActg GTTTTTTGGCTGGCTGCTCTGTAGCTCTAATATTAGCCCTTATTTTAATTGTCCGTGCGCGCAAACTCATGGCTAAGAAAGAGGCAATACAGTACATGGACAACGTGTTTCCCCTTTATAG CTTGTTTGGCTTTATAGTTTTGCACATGTTTACGTTTGCTGCCAATATATACTTCTGGAGGCGATATCGGGTCAATTATTCCTTCATATTTGGATTCAAGCAAGGATCAGAGTTGGGGTATCTAGAAGTTCTCCTCCTCAGTTTTGGTCTTGCAGTGCTAGCATTAACCTGTGTGCTCTTAAACCTTGACATGGAGGTAGattcaacaacaaaagattATGGAACATACACCGAACTTCTGCCTCTGATCTTGGTTTTA CTTGTACTCTTCATATTATTCTGTCCATTTAACATCATGTACCGCACAAGTCGTTTCTTCTTCCTTACATGTGTCTTTCACTGTATTTGTGCTCCTTTGTACAAG GTGACACTCCTAGATTTCTTCTTGGCAGATCAATTCACTAGCCAG GTGCAAGCCTTGAGAAGTTTGGAGTTCTACATTTGCTACTTTGGTTGGGGAGACTTCAAGCAGAGACTTCACAACTGTGAAGCAAGCAATGTATACAATACTTTCCTTTTCATTGTTGCTCTAATTCCATACTGGTCTCGACTCCTTCAG tgCCTCAGGCGCCTGTTTGAAGAGAAAGATCCTATGCAAGGATATAATGGCATTAAATATTTTCTGACTATAGTGGCTGTTAGTTTGAGGACTGCTTATAGTCTTGACAAGGGAATGCATTGGAAAAGTTTAGCTTGGATTTCCTCAGTCATTGCAGCAATGGTTTCTACATATTGGGACCTAGTTATAGATTGGGGGCTTCTTCAACGTCGATCTAAGAACCGCTGGTTGAGAGACAAGCTCCTAATCCATAACAAAAGTGTATATTTTGGAGCCATG GTGTTGAATGTGTTGCTGAGATTTGCATGGATGCAGACTGTATTGGGTTTGAAAGTGTCTTTCTTACATACAAAGTCCTTAGTAGCCATTGTAGCTAGCCTAGAGATCATTCGTCGTGGCATGTGGAATTTCTTCag ATTGGAGAATGAACATTTGAACAATGTTGGTAAGTACCGAGCTTTCAAGTCTGTGCCACTACCCTTCAActatgatgaagatgaagataaaGATGAATAG
- the LOC126718898 gene encoding phosphate transporter PHO1 homolog 3-like isoform X2, with translation MKFGKEFTAQMVPEWQEAYMDYIQLKSLLKEIQRFKQISKPPTTPDGLKRKLTLYRAFSGLTQRNNHPTGPSSVSNDIESHAIFVNSVNNGGSQSYQTTFLMSSDEGGEYEFVYFRRLDDELNKVNKFYKAKVDEVMKEAAMLNKQMDALIAFRIKVEKPEGGFDRSGEMTRLASDVAASTAALAASTPKRARSSISKVPMPMDVIEEGPSSHGPSSDESSDDKDDKENEIVNPKVREQKPRNLKANRPAPLEILSHVKMNNTLETPRSTIKGLLKHPMHTELNYTRENLRKVEDQLKPAFVEFYQKLRLLKNYSFLNTLAFSKIMKKYDKITSRKASKSYMKMVDNSYFGSSDEITKLMERAEATFIKHFSNSNRTDGMKILRPQAIRERHRITFSTGFLAGCSVALILALILIVRARKLMAKKEAIQYMDNVFPLYSLFGFIVLHMFTFAANIYFWRRYRVNYSFIFGFKQGSELGYLEVLLLSFGLAVLALTCVLLNLDMEVDSTTKDYGTYTELLPLILVLLVLFILFCPFNIMYRTSRFFFLTCVFHCICAPLYKVTLLDFFLADQFTSQVQALRSLEFYICYFGWGDFKQRLHNCEASNVYNTFLFIVALIPYWSRLLQCLRRLFEEKDPMQGYNGIKYFLTIVAVSLRTAYSLDKGMHWKSLAWISSVIAAMVSTYWDLVIDWGLLQRRSKNRWLRDKLLIHNKSVYFGAMVLNVLLRFAWMQTVLGLKVSFLHTKSLVAIVASLEIIRRGMWNFFRLENEHLNNVGKYRAFKSVPLPFNYDEDEDKDE, from the exons ATGAAATTTGGGAAGGAATTCACAGCACAAATGGTGCCTGAATGGCAAGAAGCATACATGGATTACATTCAACTTAAATCCCTTTTGAAAGAAATCCAACGCTTCAAGCAAATAAGCAAGCCACCAACAACCCCAGATGGCCTTAAACGAAAGCTCACACTTTATAGAGCTTTTAGTGGCTTAACACAAAGAAACAACCACCCCACTGGCCCATCATCAGTTTCTAATGACATTGAAAGCCACGCCATTTTTGTAAATTCTGTGAACAATGGTGGCTCACAAAGTTATCAAACTACATTTCTCATGTCCTCTGATGAAGGTGGTGAATATGAGTTTGTTTACTTTAGGAGGCTTGATGATGAACTAAATAAAGTGAACAAGTTTTACAAGGCTAAAGTGGATGAGGTGATGAAGGAAGCAGCTATGCTGAACAAGCAAATGGATGCTTTGATTGCTTTTAGGATCAAAGTGGAGAAACCTGAAGGAGGCTTTGATAGGTCTGGGGAGATGACTCGTCTTGCTTCTGATGTTGCTGCTTCAACAGCTGCGTTGGCTGCTTCTACACCAAAAAGGGCCCGATCAAGCATTAGTAA AGTACCCATGCCCATGGATGTGATTGAAGAGGGTCCGAGCAGCCATGGACCATCATCAGATGAATCAAGTGATGATAAAGATGACAAAGAGAATGAAATTGTCAACCCAAAGGTTCGAGAACAGAAGCCAAGGAACCTGAAGGCCAATAGACCAGCTCCTCTTGAAATACTTAGTCATGTGAAAATGAACAACACTCTAGAGACTCCTCGTTCAACCATTAAGGGCTTACTCAAGCACCCTATGCATACAGAGCTGAATTACACTAGGGAAAATTTGAGGAAAGTTGAAGATCAACTTAAGCCagcttttgttgaattttaccAGAAGCTTAGGCTCCTAAAGAACTACAG CTTCTTGAATACATTGGCATTTTCAAAGATCATGAAGAAATATGATAAG ATCACTTCAAGGAAAGCATCAAAATCTTACATGAAAATGGTGGATAACTCCTACTTTGGCAGCTCTGATGAG ATTACCAAACTTATGGAAAGGGCCGAAGCTACATTCATCAAACATTTCTCCAATTCGAACCGCACTGATGGCATGAAAATCTTAAGACCCCAGGCAATAAGAGAAAGACATAGGATAACATTTTCCActg GTTTTTTGGCTGGCTGCTCTGTAGCTCTAATATTAGCCCTTATTTTAATTGTCCGTGCGCGCAAACTCATGGCTAAGAAAGAGGCAATACAGTACATGGACAACGTGTTTCCCCTTTATAG CTTGTTTGGCTTTATAGTTTTGCACATGTTTACGTTTGCTGCCAATATATACTTCTGGAGGCGATATCGGGTCAATTATTCCTTCATATTTGGATTCAAGCAAGGATCAGAGTTGGGGTATCTAGAAGTTCTCCTCCTCAGTTTTGGTCTTGCAGTGCTAGCATTAACCTGTGTGCTCTTAAACCTTGACATGGAGGTAGattcaacaacaaaagattATGGAACATACACCGAACTTCTGCCTCTGATCTTGGTTTTA CTTGTACTCTTCATATTATTCTGTCCATTTAACATCATGTACCGCACAAGTCGTTTCTTCTTCCTTACATGTGTCTTTCACTGTATTTGTGCTCCTTTGTACAAG GTGACACTCCTAGATTTCTTCTTGGCAGATCAATTCACTAGCCAG GTGCAAGCCTTGAGAAGTTTGGAGTTCTACATTTGCTACTTTGGTTGGGGAGACTTCAAGCAGAGACTTCACAACTGTGAAGCAAGCAATGTATACAATACTTTCCTTTTCATTGTTGCTCTAATTCCATACTGGTCTCGACTCCTTCAG tgCCTCAGGCGCCTGTTTGAAGAGAAAGATCCTATGCAAGGATATAATGGCATTAAATATTTTCTGACTATAGTGGCTGTTAGTTTGAGGACTGCTTATAGTCTTGACAAGGGAATGCATTGGAAAAGTTTAGCTTGGATTTCCTCAGTCATTGCAGCAATGGTTTCTACATATTGGGACCTAGTTATAGATTGGGGGCTTCTTCAACGTCGATCTAAGAACCGCTGGTTGAGAGACAAGCTCCTAATCCATAACAAAAGTGTATATTTTGGAGCCATG GTGTTGAATGTGTTGCTGAGATTTGCATGGATGCAGACTGTATTGGGTTTGAAAGTGTCTTTCTTACATACAAAGTCCTTAGTAGCCATTGTAGCTAGCCTAGAGATCATTCGTCGTGGCATGTGGAATTTCTTCag ATTGGAGAATGAACATTTGAACAATGTTGGTAAGTACCGAGCTTTCAAGTCTGTGCCACTACCCTTCAActatgatgaagatgaagataaaGATGAATAG
- the LOC126718898 gene encoding phosphate transporter PHO1 homolog 3-like isoform X5, protein MKFGKEFTAQMVPEWQEAYMDYIQLKSLLKEIQRFKQISKPPTTPDGLKRKLTLYRAFSGLTQRNNHPTGPSSVSNDIESHAIFVNSVNNGGSQSYQTTFLMSSDEGGEYEFVYFRRLDDELNKVNKFYKAKVDEVMKEAAMLNKQMDALIAFRIKVEKPEGGFDRSGEMTRLASDVAASTAALAASTPKRARSSISKCLKLFHMGPSSHGPSSDESSDDKDDKENEIVNPKVREQKPRNLKANRPAPLEILSHVKMNNTLETPRSTIKGLLKHPMHTELNYTRENLRKVEDQLKPAFVEFYQKLRLLKNYSFLNTLAFSKIMKKYDKITSRKASKSYMKMVDNSYFGSSDEITKLMERAEATFIKHFSNSNRTDGMKILRPQAIRERHRITFSTGFLAGCSVALILALILIVRARKLMAKKEAIQYMDNVFPLYSLFGFIVLHMFTFAANIYFWRRYRVNYSFIFGFKQGSELGYLEVLLLSFGLAVLALTCVLLNLDMEVDSTTKDYGTYTELLPLILVLLVLFILFCPFNIMYRTSRFFFLTCVFHCICAPLYKVTLLDFFLADQFTSQVQALRSLEFYICYFGWGDFKQRLHNCEASNVYNTFLFIVALIPYWSRLLQCLRRLFEEKDPMQGYNGIKYFLTIVAVSLRTAYSLDKGMHWKSLAWISSVIAAMVSTYWDLVIDWGLLQRRSKNRWLRDKLLIHNKSVYFGAMVLNVLLRFAWMQTVLGLKVSFLHTKSLVAIVASLEIIRRGMWNFFRLENEHLNNVGKYRAFKSVPLPFNYDEDEDKDE, encoded by the exons ATGAAATTTGGGAAGGAATTCACAGCACAAATGGTGCCTGAATGGCAAGAAGCATACATGGATTACATTCAACTTAAATCCCTTTTGAAAGAAATCCAACGCTTCAAGCAAATAAGCAAGCCACCAACAACCCCAGATGGCCTTAAACGAAAGCTCACACTTTATAGAGCTTTTAGTGGCTTAACACAAAGAAACAACCACCCCACTGGCCCATCATCAGTTTCTAATGACATTGAAAGCCACGCCATTTTTGTAAATTCTGTGAACAATGGTGGCTCACAAAGTTATCAAACTACATTTCTCATGTCCTCTGATGAAGGTGGTGAATATGAGTTTGTTTACTTTAGGAGGCTTGATGATGAACTAAATAAAGTGAACAAGTTTTACAAGGCTAAAGTGGATGAGGTGATGAAGGAAGCAGCTATGCTGAACAAGCAAATGGATGCTTTGATTGCTTTTAGGATCAAAGTGGAGAAACCTGAAGGAGGCTTTGATAGGTCTGGGGAGATGACTCGTCTTGCTTCTGATGTTGCTGCTTCAACAGCTGCGTTGGCTGCTTCTACACCAAAAAGGGCCCGATCAAGCATTAGTAAGTGTTTGAAGCTTTTTCATATG GGTCCGAGCAGCCATGGACCATCATCAGATGAATCAAGTGATGATAAAGATGACAAAGAGAATGAAATTGTCAACCCAAAGGTTCGAGAACAGAAGCCAAGGAACCTGAAGGCCAATAGACCAGCTCCTCTTGAAATACTTAGTCATGTGAAAATGAACAACACTCTAGAGACTCCTCGTTCAACCATTAAGGGCTTACTCAAGCACCCTATGCATACAGAGCTGAATTACACTAGGGAAAATTTGAGGAAAGTTGAAGATCAACTTAAGCCagcttttgttgaattttaccAGAAGCTTAGGCTCCTAAAGAACTACAG CTTCTTGAATACATTGGCATTTTCAAAGATCATGAAGAAATATGATAAG ATCACTTCAAGGAAAGCATCAAAATCTTACATGAAAATGGTGGATAACTCCTACTTTGGCAGCTCTGATGAG ATTACCAAACTTATGGAAAGGGCCGAAGCTACATTCATCAAACATTTCTCCAATTCGAACCGCACTGATGGCATGAAAATCTTAAGACCCCAGGCAATAAGAGAAAGACATAGGATAACATTTTCCActg GTTTTTTGGCTGGCTGCTCTGTAGCTCTAATATTAGCCCTTATTTTAATTGTCCGTGCGCGCAAACTCATGGCTAAGAAAGAGGCAATACAGTACATGGACAACGTGTTTCCCCTTTATAG CTTGTTTGGCTTTATAGTTTTGCACATGTTTACGTTTGCTGCCAATATATACTTCTGGAGGCGATATCGGGTCAATTATTCCTTCATATTTGGATTCAAGCAAGGATCAGAGTTGGGGTATCTAGAAGTTCTCCTCCTCAGTTTTGGTCTTGCAGTGCTAGCATTAACCTGTGTGCTCTTAAACCTTGACATGGAGGTAGattcaacaacaaaagattATGGAACATACACCGAACTTCTGCCTCTGATCTTGGTTTTA CTTGTACTCTTCATATTATTCTGTCCATTTAACATCATGTACCGCACAAGTCGTTTCTTCTTCCTTACATGTGTCTTTCACTGTATTTGTGCTCCTTTGTACAAG GTGACACTCCTAGATTTCTTCTTGGCAGATCAATTCACTAGCCAG GTGCAAGCCTTGAGAAGTTTGGAGTTCTACATTTGCTACTTTGGTTGGGGAGACTTCAAGCAGAGACTTCACAACTGTGAAGCAAGCAATGTATACAATACTTTCCTTTTCATTGTTGCTCTAATTCCATACTGGTCTCGACTCCTTCAG tgCCTCAGGCGCCTGTTTGAAGAGAAAGATCCTATGCAAGGATATAATGGCATTAAATATTTTCTGACTATAGTGGCTGTTAGTTTGAGGACTGCTTATAGTCTTGACAAGGGAATGCATTGGAAAAGTTTAGCTTGGATTTCCTCAGTCATTGCAGCAATGGTTTCTACATATTGGGACCTAGTTATAGATTGGGGGCTTCTTCAACGTCGATCTAAGAACCGCTGGTTGAGAGACAAGCTCCTAATCCATAACAAAAGTGTATATTTTGGAGCCATG GTGTTGAATGTGTTGCTGAGATTTGCATGGATGCAGACTGTATTGGGTTTGAAAGTGTCTTTCTTACATACAAAGTCCTTAGTAGCCATTGTAGCTAGCCTAGAGATCATTCGTCGTGGCATGTGGAATTTCTTCag ATTGGAGAATGAACATTTGAACAATGTTGGTAAGTACCGAGCTTTCAAGTCTGTGCCACTACCCTTCAActatgatgaagatgaagataaaGATGAATAG